The Gossypium hirsutum isolate 1008001.06 chromosome A13, Gossypium_hirsutum_v2.1, whole genome shotgun sequence nucleotide sequence AATTTAGAAAAGTCTAAGCGTGTGAAGGCATTTCGATGTGGGGAGTTTGATGATTGCATTGAAAGGGCAGAATCCTCACTAGGTGTGCCACCcaagaaaagagagaaatatgCTCGACGGGAAGACGCTATCCTTCATGCGCTTGAACTTGAGAAGGAATTATTGAGAAAACAAGGAAAATTGGATAGACTTTCTAATGAAAGAAGTAAATCAACTGGTTCTGCTAAGAAGGATTCTTGTGGTTCAGATATTAGTAATGGAAAACCTGGGAACACAAAATCAATTCAATCCAGGAATCAAGATACTTCCATCAAGGGTGAGACATTGAGTAGCCCTGTACTCTTGCAAAAAGATCAAGCTGGAAATCTGCCAAGTTTAGAAAATGATCATGCTGAAATCATACCTCGGACGAGAGAAATGCAGGATATGGGGCTCAAGATTGCATGTGCAAAGCAAAAGCTTACATCTTTCAGTGCTTTGGATGATGATACTCTATCTCCTTCAACAAGGGTTCCCAGCATGGGAAGACCTGCGCACATTAACGGTAAAATCTTCTTTAGATTAAGGGAAATGGTTACATGAGGGATTTACTGAGGAATTTTTGGTCAAGAGATATGACTGGAGGTGCCCTTTTGTTCAAGTCTTGCAGAGTAGTGTAAAATTAGAAGTACTGCATTTTCTACAACCTGACTTTAGTGCTATTTCTGCTTCTATTTCAGGAGAGCAGCGAATGGAAGGTGTTCTCCGAGCAAAGAGGAGCAAATGCATGTACTTCTCACCCGAGTCTTTTGATGTGTTGGATTATAAAGAGATTCTTAGAAATCAAATTGAGATGTCACCTTCCCATTTTCTGGAATGTGATTCTTATCCTTTTCATAGGCTCTTGATCGAAGATGATTCTAGTGAGTTCTTGGAAGATATTGAATCTGGTTCTTCTGAATCAACTTCCTCTGAATCTGAGTCAGAGTCTGATTCTTCTGAGACCGAAccagatatggatgaggatatcACTTCACACTCAGGTTGATTTTTCTTAGTCTTAATTCTAGTCTCATGCATTATGTTTGCAATATCATCTTACATCCTGGATAAATGTTCTACGTTTAGGATTGTGCATATTCTTCAGTAATGTAATCCTGCTTCCACTGTTacttgatttatcttgaaaactGTATGTTTCGCATACTGTTCCCTATACGTCATTTGTGGTGAAATTAAACATTCCTGTCAAGACAGATTTCCTTCTCAAATTATTGATTCTGGAACAATTTTGGATGTTTTTGCAGTACAGCCAGTTGTGTTCTTTGAGTCCTCAGATTGGTTAGGACAGGAACTTATTGTTGTTAAAAAACAACCTGGATTAAAGATGCACTGTTGTTCTGTTTTCTGGTCTATTACTTTAGGGTGTATAACTTCATGTTTCCATATGACATAGGGGACAGTGATTTATCTGTTGTCAATCAACAGCATGAATTAAAGATGCACTGTGATTCTCTTTTGTGGTCTATTATTTTAAGGTGTATATGATTTCATGTGTCCTTATGACGTTTGTTTTTTCTGCTGAAATAACTCTGTTACATTGGCTGAAAttctttacatatatattttgctCATGATGCTATTGTATTTGTAGTTTAAATTATAAGGATTATGAAGTGGTCAAATTTCGTATTCAGAAACTAATTTTGACTTGCTAGATATGGAATTAGAATTTCTCCTTCTTGATCCTTAAATGCACTATTGCGATGGCAGAGCAGTTACATTAATTTGGGATGCCAATATAAAAATATGCACCAAAATAATGTAAATCACATAATTTTAATGTAAGATTAACAAATTTGGGCTGCCAGTATAGATATATGAACTTGACCTAACTTATGATGACATAGTGTAGGAATTTGTAAACTTTTGGGAGCTTATGACCCCCTATGATTCTAACCACATGCCAGTGCTACCATTTTATTGTATATTCAGGAAAGCATCATGGCCTGTCTAATTGTTGGTGATAATCCATTTATTAttgtttcttattattttcttattctcTATTCAGGTGCTACTATATGTATGGATACTCGATTGGGTGCCTTTCAAAGACTCGACACACTAGGAGCTGGAAGCATGGGCCAGGGGGAGTCTGATGAGTCATCTCTTTCTGGTGAGATGTCTCACTTTTATCCTCATGGTCCTCATTCCGTGAATGAAGCGGTGTCTAAATGGCAGCTTAAAGGGAAAAGGAACTTACGGAATCTGGGAAAAAGATCCATGGATGCATCAGAGATAAGAGGTTATAATGGATATGCTCCTCGGTTACATTCTGAAGAACGAGGAATGTTCAGAAAAAGGCTGGTAGGTCAGACTTATTGTAGAAATCATGACTTCGACGATGATGTTGATGTGGCTGGTTTGAGTGCAAAAGATTTTGGAGTCCAAATGTTTGGTTTTGATGGTACAGGATCTTTATATATGCCAAGGGATTCATCCAGAAGTAGAGATAGTTTTGATCATAACATCCATGATTGGGAAGGCATGCGATGGGAAAACCATGCTGCTGAGAGAAATGAGTGGGAGAATGAAGTGTGGCATTTTGATCCAGAATTTTCTACCCATCGAAATTTTGGTGGGAAAAGAAGATCTATATTGATAGATGTTGATTTGAATGTCCAAGCAAGCTATCAGAAAGAGCCTGTGCCTATAGTTTCATTGATGAGCAAGTTGGATGGGAAGGCAATAATAGGGCATCCTATTCAAATTGAAGCTCTAGACGACAATTCAATTGAGACTCTTCTCTCCGCTAATGGTTATTTCAGTAATGGGCTAATGAACTATGGATACACTTCTCTTCCACCAGCATGGAGGACTGCCAAGAGGACAAATTTTAGGGTCCCACGTCCTCACCGATCATTTGCATTGGGTAGTTATGAAGGTGGTGAATATCATTCCTTGAATCATGAACGAAAACCACCTTTTAAGAAGTACAATGTAGTAAGTCCCAATCACAGTGCAGCCCTGGTTAAAAAGAGCATCTCTCATGTTCCTGTCTCTCCTACAGACAGGCAGTTACAAAGAAAGTTAccaaagaaagtaagcttatttTCTAGCCCTAAAACAAGAACATTGTCATCGATTGGTATAGAACATACTCTCATATCTAGGCCCATACATGATAGCCGTAATTGTCAAATGGAGGGATCAATCAAACCAGAGTCATCTGGACTCACAACAGTGGCCTGCATACCTGTCAAACTAGTATTCAGTAGGTTACTTGAAAAGATCAATAGGCCACCATCAAAAACAGCTAATAAAGTGATTCTCTCCACTAGTGATGCAGTGAGAGATCCGTCCTAGATCACATTGTACATTGatagaagaaaaattaaatactagAGCAAAATAAGCATTGCTAATTTCCTCTTTTTGACGAAAAGCATTCCCGCCAACATTTCATTGTCAGCTTCGTCAAGGTGAGGTGCTTGTTTTGATTCCAATAATTAGATCGACCAGGTAATGGGCATAGAAACTAAGCTCTATGTTATGATTATATTGATTGCTTGTAGTGATTTTAGGCTTTCAATATCTGCTTATAAGGGATTAATAGAGGAAAAGTGTTGTCAGCTAGCTAACAGGTAATTTGAAATTATCAAGATGGTCTTTCGGAGTTTGCCtcgattcttttctttttttgtctaaAAATGCCACTGTAACATTGTGGATTTTCTGTTCTTGTTAAAGCAGTCAGGAAGTGGATGTTTAGTTTTACCTATGTTACTTGGAGGGTAAGGGTCGGAACTTGGTTTGTGTGAGTACGTGTTTGATACAAGTGTACCAACACCAGAGGAAAATTGAAAAGTTGGGGTAACATAGGTTTTATCGGTGGAAGTAAGAGGAGAGAAGCTGGAGATTGTTATTTACCTGTATTTCTTCTCATTTTACGTTTCGTTTTTGTGATTTGTACACATATTATATTGCAACATACTGTGAGGGAGTATACTTACActgtgctcttttttttttttttttttgtaaatgatcTGAGATAATTTGGCAATGCTATTTATTAAGCAGATATTACCCCAAAAGTCTTGATGATTGTTTTGATcctgccatatatatatattttttcagttAAGCATAAAAAAGCCTtcgaactaaaaataaataatcgtATAAGTTTCTACCAATTTGTTGTAGTCAATTGAGCTTTCAAATGTTTGTTTCATTCATCTGATTCTTGAAATGCTTTGGTTGACTGTTCCTTCTTAAAGATTGCTAGCAACCAAAAAACATTCCCATAAACAATTCCCtccagaaaaattaaaaagaaaaattcccTATCGATGACACATGTGATAATGTTATGAAGGATGTTTGATTTATAAAATTctacttattttaaaaaacaagttTCTTTCCCATCGAATCGActttataatcattttaattgtctttggttttgtttttgtgtttttagaaaataaaatagtaatcTTGCGTTAAAATAATCTTGGGATTTTGAGTTTGCTCAATGTTTTATTGATTTATCACTAATAAAAGAacgatatatatttttttaaaatttaatgaattgataatttttctttttagtttttataaaaaaaattcaaatgaaataaaaaatttattttattttcttgaattttaataattttgttaatatgtttatttttaattttttttatcattaactacttataattttttgggtaaaaatttgcctttaattcatttaaaatcaattttgagaaataaaagttaataaaaaaattataacttagTGGCAAAATGAAATCGAAATTTCGTATTTTAATCGTAAAACTTTTCTTTTGGTACATAAATTTAGTTGTAAAGCTCAGTCTAAGTAAAGGTGGACTGTTTAATTTTcctctaatataaaaatataatgaaaaatgtaaataaaaaggCATAGtgtaaaatataaacaaattatatataaagGTAAAATACAAGAATATTCACTTAACTATTTGTTTCATTCTATTTTGgtcgctaaattatttattttttcgttttagttaattttttaaaattaaatattttagtcactcttcTATTAGTTGTCTAATGGAAGCCTAACGTGGGCTTTGTTTTATTagcttaataataaatttagcccttcaATATTCATACATTCTATTAGTTTGATCTTTAtatctaaaaaattcaacaagctTAGCTCTCAATGCTTACATGGTTTGTTATTTTAGTcgtaattattaaaattataaaaaaccttaaaacttttgagaagtaaatataaattataaaaaaaagtaaatataattttaagatttttgtaCCTAAAATGACTTTCAACAGTATCTTGATAACAATATTTTGATAACAGTAATCTTAAAATACTGTTGTCATAAACTTTAAAAAGTTTCAGACTCAAAGAGTTGTCATAAACGCATTTCGCCATTCGATCAGCAGTTATATTTTGAGCTTTAGGAATATGCCGAATTCTTATATTCCAATCTGGAATAAGATATCCTTTGATTAACCGAAGTTCCACAATATTACTATTGGCAACACTACAAAAAATGAAGGATTCAACAAAAAGTGAATTATCGCATTCAATTTTCAACTGTTTGTAACCTTTTCCCATGCTATATGGAGGATTAATTTATTGACACATGACATATTTATTGTaatatttactttcatttttttgttattttaaaatagaatataattttgaaattatgatatattatttgaataatatcaataatttataaatttaaatatttaaatatttaaaataatttaattacaaactctGCCATACCTGAttttataaaattgataaaaCTTTGACAATTAATAAAAAGTCATATTAAaggatcaaaatttaattttataaaactattaaatatttgaaaatttttaaataatattatttcaaagatatatattatttataaatttaaaataattaattttattattaattaaaattatgtaggTGAAAATATTAATAACAAGAATTGTTATTcaagtataaaattaaaaaaaaaaatttaaataataatgaaacacCCCAGTACCCAACCTAGGAGTTTAGACCGAATTTTGgaggtcacattgatcaccgaagtggtCGTAGGAAAGTTTAGTTTAACAAATCGAAAAACATTACAACATTTAAGTTACGTAAAATTCTTAGTTATAAAATCCTGATATTTCAAAAGAAAGTACAGCCCCAATGACACTTAcgtgcataaaacacaaaatttcGTACcacatttttctaaaaaatacttacaattcaaagtgtttaattataaaatcagaaattattaaaaatactattaaagtattttttaactgtgACTGTCCGAGACCTCCGCATACCGAGTCCAACATTAGAATTCGAAAatgtacctgaaaggggaaacactaagggggtgagctacacaagctcagtgtgagttcgacACGTGACTAATAGCAGAATTACAGAAACCATTTCGAAAGCGAAACATACTTAAGTGAACTTGGAACTAGCGTCCCAACAGAATGTAACAATTCAACCACACCATGTCACACACAGTCACTCAGTCACAAGTGTTATTCAGTCAGACAAAATACAGCCAAATAATCTTACACCCAGAATACTCAAACAGATGCGTTTGAAGGCAGTAAAGTAAAAAACccacccacccagccaacacacctttCCGTCCCCTAATCACACCCCAAAAGAGCTGtataagctcatccaaccaaacacaccacataggacctcgaaaggcctatccaaccctacacaccatgtatatGGACAAAGTTACTTAGATAATAGTACGTAGCAAATTTGATGTACATACGGTACAGTGCGGTAAACCGCTGTACTGATAAGTTGCagttaaactgccagatcagaatcaatcttccttctcttcacaaccaacccaaaaattactttatgcaagtgcatgtatgcttACAACCTCACAGAAACAATGAACACATCGACAGACAGTCAAACAGAAACAGACATGCAAACACCCAGCTAACCAGGTTCAGAATCAGACTTCTCACACAACagtcacaaataacacataagcCGAAGCCCAGATCAGAGTCTTAACTACCCTCACTAAAGCCTAACCAAGGGTTGGAACACACAGACACAATTTCAAGTAAAAAAAAGCATACACAGAACTAAAATTGGTGACTAAAGACCATATGGTCGTGTGCTCTGGTTATGTGAAAATGCCTAGGCTGTGTGGGGGGTCAACACTGATAAACCTCagaagtaacatattttaattacatgcttggcatatttttgaatgatttatcataagatttagtggatttgatgctcctaatcctttaatttcatgttttatatccaGATGAGTATAGGAAAGCGAAAAGTACAAGAAAAATgccaaaaacagacaaaatgGGTTTAtttcagtgtttcacacggccttggCACTTTCACACGGGTAATCTACACAAGCCCATATGTCATAGCCGTGTTGACATTAAACCACATCAGAATTGCACACgtcctgagcaccttcacacgggcgtggcacacagccgtgttcctgtcgagcccaagtctaattttattcggaaaaggctaattttgggcattctaaagtctatataaataTCCTAGAAGAGGATCAAAGGGTGGACACGGAGTAGAAGGTAAAAAATACTTGAAGACAAGCATTGGAATCAGCTCGGAAGTAGGATTTACTTCAAGATTAAagatttctattcaatttctaccgaagtttttgggtttctttatgtttttttgttttcccaattttgagatgttttcctccaTCATTATGagctaaattccctaaatacctagggaagatgaaacctaagatgaatcttattatcttttgaattatatgataaataattgttcttattcttaattatgagttttaatccttgcgataatatttcaggatattaattcaggttttgatgtacttattcagtggagcaaaagtctctgtttaagagtagatcttccatAACTAAGCggagttgtatgcaatcctagagataggacaacatatatctaccggattagagtcaaatctaataagggaatccatagatcgagttaatgcgacaataggggttttaattaaaaagagatttcaattaatcaacctagagtcagttgtttttagtctcgagagagatattaacataaactagggatttctacgaattaagtcaagtgaatagaTCGTCTAGTTCAGAAGTagtaagtgaagtctaggtggatttttccttggtattgtcttctctatcggttttccaaaagtattttccaacttttatttctatcgtgttcttagttaattagatagttaatcttagtttaaaacatccttttaattcttaggctagataataaaaagatagtaattactagtacttttagtccttgtggatacgatatttccagtctcaccataactatactactgttcaataggtgcacttgccttagtcgaatttttagttagtttagcgaccatcaagtttttggcgccgttgtcggagactaagatattaggaatgtttgaatttcattactttagccattttttatttttatttcaaatttctttttgttttaatttaatttttaattatcttcTAATCTCCCTATTATTTGCTTTTGGCAAGAAtctctagtttatgactagaaggaaCCCGTCGGACCTTTGCTATTTGAAGTGAGATAGaaagcacagctcgcagaaatcgaagagaaataaggcgaaaccTACAGTATGTAGAAGAAAAGCAAGAGGACGAGACTGATATTACCGAAGAGATGGCGAATAATCAGAATAACCCATTACCTCCTGTAGTTGCTGCAAATCCAGTAAATTAGAATCCTACtactcgtactatgtatgattatgctaaacctactttaacaagaattgaatcgagtatagttagacctcctgttgataaaccataatttatacatatttttatcccatacttaccacatttatggatggtttctccttaaaattggtgaagtcgatgctcctaatcctttaatttcatgttttatacttaggtgagcacatGAGAGTAAAAatagcgagaaacgggccgaaaatggagaaaatggacccacatgagaaatcaacacggcctggacttcctcacacgggtgtgtcacacggtcgcgtccctttggcaggattgaagcatgacttacacgtgTATACTACACgctcgtgcctattcaacagccttgaccacgggctggagtaatcgcacacgggcatgtccctactgagcccaagtattaccctattcggaaaaggccaattttgggggctcttaggcattctaaagcttaTTTAAACACATGAGaaggcacttagaagggggacgcagagtaggaagcaaagAATTACTCGAGGAAAgctgattgattcatctcagaagccggattcatcatcaagactgaagatgtcctttcaagttccttcaggagttttgggttttcttatgttttgttatctttatgcttttgagatgttttctttcataagtatgaactaaaccccctaaatacctaaggggattaattcaagttaagctcttattcagaggaggaatagaccttgtctaagataaatttgtcataattaagcggagttgattgcacgcctagagataaggtgataagattttgccagattagggtgaaacctaataagagaatacatagatcgagttaatgcaattctagggtgttaattagaaagagatttcaattattcaacctagggttagacgttattagtcttgagagagataataatataacttagggatttctacagatcaagtcaaatgaataaatcgtctgattcagagtcaaataacaagtgaagtctaggtggatttttccttaggtattgtcttaatcaatcgaatttttcaaaaagtattttcctaaattttctttctgtgcattttTTAGTTTGTAATTAGtatagataaccaaacctcttaatttttaggctagataacaaaaaggaagtaaatactagtactcgtagttcctttgggtttgacaatccggtcttgctaaactatactactgttcgataggcacacttgccttaatcgtgataataagttagtctcaagaatgattcttttataaatttttaaaacctgttacgaatatcacgcatcaagtttttggcgccattgccggagaactaggatattaggaaaactcgatttttattactttggcCATTTACTTTATTTgtaatttaagtttttatttccttttcttttctaatttttctcttattttcttctgacaggtccCGTCAGACCACTACTTTTTTACGGTGAAATTGATCGTACAGTTCGcaaaaatcgaagagaaataaggtaaAGCTTACAACACacagaagagcaagaggacgatacttcaaccataaccgaggagatggctgaaaaccaagaaaatctgtttcctcctgcgattgctattaatcagaatcctgctccgcgcactatgtatgattatgctaaaccttgtttaacaggaactgaatcgagcatagttagacttgctgtagctgcaaatacttttgaactgaaacctaacacaattcaaatgatacgtaatttgttcagtttgatggtttgtaggactaAGATCCTAACGCTTACTTggaaaactttttggaactatgtgatacatttaaaattaatggtgtttttgattacgccattcgccttcggttattctgataaaccataaattatacatatttttaccccatgtttaatgcattttatagatgatttctcattagaattagtgaattcgattctcctaataatttaatttcatgttttatacttaggagagcttAGGAGaacaaaaggaacgagaaataggccaaaaacagagaaaatgggccaaagtacgaaatcaacacggcctggacctccttatatgggcagaccacacggccgtgtcaatttggcaggctcaaacacggcttgaagtaatcaaaacgggcgtgtgccacgggcgtgtccctgtcgagcccaagttgagtccaattcggaaaaggctaattttgagggctttaaggcattccaaagcctataaatacactctACGATgtatgggagagatacaatgaccttCTGAGGAGGTGCCCTCACTATGGGTTACtgctttggctccaagtacaaacatttcagaatggtctgaatccttcgactcggcaaatggttgacgcagcggcgggcggaaccatcaacaataaaacaccagaagatgtctatgagtttatagaggaaatgtcactgaataactatcagtggcaagtcatgaagacaaagccaacaaaaacagccgacgtttataacgtcgattcggtcaccatgctctctaatcaggtagaactcttgaataaaaagattgatggtttttttaattcttcacaggttcacctagtaatgcagtgcgaagcaagtagcggtggaacaaaccattcggaataccaaccttatggacacaacatggataacaaacaattaaactacatgggtaataatccttgacctcaaaacaatccatatagaaacacttataatgcaggttggaggaaccaccccaatttcttgtgggggcggtcaaggaaatcaaaaaccACAACATCTtccgggctaccaacaaccaccctatcaacaggaaaagaagccaaaccttgaagacatgctctcaaagtttatatcagtgtcagaaactcgttttcagaatactgagacagcacttaaaaatcaacaagcattgatccaaagcctcgaaactcagataggctagctttccaaactaatctccgaatgaccacaatgtattttgccaagtaataccgaacctaacccaagggaacaactcaacgcaattaatattcaacaAGAAAAGACCGcttagatgaacaatttggtaaattcattaaactcttaaaaaattacatattaacttaccgtttattgaagttctatcgcagatgccaaatgcaatgaaatttttaaagaagcttttagaaaataagcggaagttggacgaggcgtcacatgtggagctgaacgcagtttactcggccattctccaaaataaactacctaacaaactaaaagatccaaaGAGCTTTACTATTCCTTTCTTAATTGGTAGTTAGATGTTAATCATGCATTAgttgatctaggggctagtatcaacgacatgccttaaaaaatgtttaagcaactaggtcttgggaaacctaaacagaCTAGGacgagcattcaattagcagataaaactataagattccctagaggtattattgaagatgtgctagttaaaattgataaatttatatttcccgttgactttattgttctagacatagaagaggatagcaacactcccttaattctaggaaggccctttttagcaactgctaaaaccatcattgatgttggcacatgtgaactcacactccgggtgggagaccaaacaatcacccttcaagctcgtaattctagCAACACATCAagaattgaaggtgatcatttaaaccattctactaaaagtAACAATATGGTGTAACCTATTTTGcagaaaatgagtctgaaggaagcacacgagtcGTTCTCAAGCAccagtagaggacctattcatgaagatcgaagtaAACAAATTGAGGAACTCGATGAATGGTGGAtgcacaaaccaagaacacctgacaaactgaaactacgccaaaacgagcCCGATACATCTCTAAATCAACTTAAGGCTGGTGATAAggttttattagatgccgcagatccccacattgtcactaccataccgaatgaggaaatccctcttacagtaCTCAGTATTTTTGCATTCGGtatggtggaggtgagtcatcccaagttcggcacttttaaggtaaacaacacccgattaaaaccttattttgatgagattaatagcaggaatgaggaggataaactcctcaaaccaccatgaccattcactggagaggtaagtcgagcttagactataaataagcgcttctcgagaggtaacccgagcactaacaatgttgatttatttaaattttggtatttaactcctaacttatTAATAGAAATCTTAAATACAGGTGTTTCcatagagacacggccaagcacactgGCGTGCTTAAGGCTGTGTAAAAacagggcaaaagatttccccaacacgagCTACGATTAAACGCCATGGCCGTGCAATATGTCCAtagtcgagcctgccaaaacaataCGGGCGTGCGaaacgcccgtg carries:
- the LOC107912962 gene encoding uncharacterized protein At1g51745, encoding MENGAGGGGLIVWVRRRNGSWWPGKILGPEELPASHLASPRTGTPVKLLGREDASVDWYNLEKSKRVKAFRCGEFDDCIERAESSLGVPPKKREKYARREDAILHALELEKELLRKQGKLDRLSNERSKSTGSAKKDSCGSDISNGKPGNTKSIQSRNQDTSIKGETLSSPVLLQKDQAGNLPSLENDHAEIIPRTREMQDMGLKIACAKQKLTSFSALDDDTLSPSTRVPSMGRPAHINGEQRMEGVLRAKRSKCMYFSPESFDVLDYKEILRNQIEMSPSHFLECDSYPFHRLLIEDDSSEFLEDIESGSSESTSSESESESDSSETEPDMDEDITSHSGATICMDTRLGAFQRLDTLGAGSMGQGESDESSLSGEMSHFYPHGPHSVNEAVSKWQLKGKRNLRNLGKRSMDASEIRGYNGYAPRLHSEERGMFRKRLVGQTYCRNHDFDDDVDVAGLSAKDFGVQMFGFDGTGSLYMPRDSSRSRDSFDHNIHDWEGMRWENHAAERNEWENEVWHFDPEFSTHRNFGGKRRSILIDVDLNVQASYQKEPVPIVSLMSKLDGKAIIGHPIQIEALDDNSIETLLSANGYFSNGLMNYGYTSLPPAWRTAKRTNFRVPRPHRSFALGSYEGGEYHSLNHERKPPFKKYNVVSPNHSAALVKKSISHVPVSPTDRQLQRKLPKKVSLFSSPKTRTLSSIGIEHTLISRPIHDSRNCQMEGSIKPESSGLTTVACIPVKLVFSRLLEKINRPPSKTANKVILSTSDAVRDPS